One region of Malania oleifera isolate guangnan ecotype guangnan chromosome 6, ASM2987363v1, whole genome shotgun sequence genomic DNA includes:
- the LOC131158641 gene encoding probable flavin-containing monooxygenase 1 has protein sequence MARAQNDHVSVVSKIAIIGAGVSGIAAAKQLSGHNPVVFEASDSIGGVWRHCSYSCTKLQTPRQDYEFSDYPWPRRDNSDDFPSYVEILEYLHSYARHFDVLKFVRFNSKVVELRFVGKREKLVAGDYGCLLNGGKPVWEVAVQPNQSDSVQWYGFECVVVCTGKYGDVPRMPVFPEKSKGAEVFEGKVMHVLDYCKLPKEAATQLLRRKKVVVIGFKKSAIDFAHECAEANQGPEGKPCTMVIRTLHWTVPHYWVWGLPFFLFYSTRSSQFLHERPNQGFLRALLCFLLSPMRQAVSKFIESYVVWKLPLRKYGLKPEHPFQEDYASCQMAILPENFFSKADEGKIMFRRASKWWFWKGGVEFEDGRKLEADVVVLATGYDGKQKLKAILPEPFLSLLEYPTGIMPLYRGTIHPMIPNMAFVGYLESISNLHSAELRCKWLAQLVDDQFKLPSVEKMLEQTTKEVEVMKRTTRFYKRNCISTFSINHSDEICEEMGWRSWRKKNWLAEAFSPYTSQDYEEKK, from the exons ATGGCTCGCGCCCAAAACGATCACGTCTCTGTAGTGTCCAAAATCGCAATTATCGGAGCCGGCGTGAGCGGCATCGCCGCCGCTAAACAGCTCTCCGGCCATAATCCGGTTGTTTTTGAGGCATCTGATTCGATCGGAGGGGTCTGGAGGCACTGCTCCTACAGTTGCACTAAGCTTCAGACTCCTCGCCAGGACTACGAATTCTCTGACTACCCCTGGCCCCGGAGGGATAATTCCGACGACTTTCCGTCTTATGTTGAGATTTTGGAGTACCTGCACTCGTACGCTAGGCACTTTGATGTGTTAAAGTTCGTGAGGTTTAATTCCAAAGTGGTGGAGCTCCGATTTGTGGGTAAAAGAGAGAAACTCGTGGCCGGTGATTATGGTTGTCTGCTCAACGGCGGTAAGCCGGTTTGGGAGGTCGCCGTGCAGCCTAACCAGTCTGACTCCGTTCAG TGGTACGGGTTTGAGTGCGTGGTCGTTTGCACTGGGAAATACGGAGACGTACCAAGAATGCCAGTCTTCCCCGAAAAGAGTAAAGGGGCGGAAGTATTCGAGGGAAAGGTAATGCACGTGCTCGACTACTGCAAGCTTCCCAAAGAAGCCGCCACTCAACTCCTTCGTCGCAAAAAGGTCGTCGTTATCGGGTTCAAGAAATCTGCCATTGATTTCGCTCACGAGTGTGCGGAGGCTAACCAAG GTCCAGAAGGAAAACCATGCACCATGGTAATAAGGACTTTACACTGGACTGTTCCCCATTACTGGGTTTGGGGTCTGCCTTTCTTCTTGTTCTACTCAACAAGATCATCTCAGTTCCTCCATGAAAGGCCTAATCAAGGCTTCCTCAGAGCCCTTCTTTGCTTCCTCTTATCTCCAATG AGACAAGCAGTTTCGAAGTTCATCGAGTCCTATGTGGTGTGGAAGCTGCCATTGCGGAAGTATGGACTAAAGCCAGAACACCCATTTCAGGAAGACTATGCATCATGTCAGATGGCCATCTTGCCTGAAAATTTTTTCTCCAAGGCTGATGAGGGGAAGATAATGTTTAGAAGAGCATCCAAGTGGTGGTTTTGGAAGGGAGGAGTTGAATTTGAAGACGGCAGAAAGTTGGAGGCTGATGTGGTAGTTCTTGCCACGGGCTATGATGGGAAGCAAAAGCTCAAAGCTATACTGCCAGAGCCTTTCCTTAGTCTCCTGGAATACCCTACTGGTATCATGCCCTTGTACAG GGGGACAATTCATCCAATGATTCCAAACATGGCTTTTGTGGGCTACCTCGAGAGCATTTCAAATCTGCACTCGGCCGAGCTCCGCTGCAAATGGCTGGCCCAGCTTGTCGATGATCAATTTAAGCTTCCCAGTGTGGAGAAGATGCTTGAACAGACAACTAAGGAGGTGGAAGTGATGAAGAGGACAACCAGGTTCTATAAGAGGAACTGCATCTCTactttcagtataaatcacagTGATGAGATCTGTGAGGAGATGGGATGGAGGTCTTGGAGGAAGAAGAACTGGTTGGCAGAAGCATTTAGCCCTTACACGAGCCAAGACTATGAAGAGAAAAAATAA